A single Xenopus laevis strain J_2021 chromosome 3S, Xenopus_laevis_v10.1, whole genome shotgun sequence DNA region contains:
- the nkx6-3.S gene encoding homeobox protein Nkx-6.3 has translation METHHPGAFLLPSYSEMKSSGCQFPTHTPFHKLNPSVLGCHLPSGTPHCISDILSRPLPASHSGMFPGYPTVQGYGSSSLPGSCYGEQGSILTKSGSTYSNQSRGGWTDIDQDWRGGNRALGSASNTDGSSRKKHTRPTFTGHQIFALEKTFEQTKYLAGPERARLAFSLGMSESQVKVWFQNRRTKWRKKSPVETPGLPSLSTQAPGDLIPSENEDDEYSKPLDPDSDDEKIRLLLRKHRAAFSVLSLASHNL, from the exons ATGGAGACCCATCATCCTGGAGCATTTTTGCTCCCATCCTACTCTGAAATGAAATCTTCTGGATGCCAGTTTCCGACACatactcccttccacaaattaaaCCCCTCTGTATTAGGATGTCATCTGCCATCAGGGACACCACATTGCATTTCAGACATACTTAGCAGACCACTGCCTGCTTCACATAGCGGGATGTTCCCAGGATACCCTACAGTGCAAGGATATGGAAGTTCTTCATTACCTGGGAGTTGTTATGGAGAACAGGGCAGCATTTTGACAAAGAGTGGGTCCACATACTCCAACCAGAGCCGAGGAGGTTGGACAGACATTGACCAGGACTGGAGAGGAGGAAATCGAGCTCTGGGCAGTG CTAGCAACACAGACGGATCTTCCCGAAAGAAGCACACACGCCCCACATTCACAGGCCACCAAATCTTTGCTTTAGAAAAGACTTTTGAGCAAACGAAATACCTAGCGGGACCAGAACGAGCCAGGCTAGCCTTCAGTCTAGGAATGAGCGAGTCCCAAGTTAAG GTTTGGTTTCAAAACAGACGTACTAAATGGCGCAAAAAAAGCCCAGTGGAAACCCCGGGGCTTCCTTCTCTGAGTACTCAAGCCCCCGGAGACCTAATCCCATCTGAGAATGAGGATGATGAATACAGCAAGCCACTGGATCCTGATTCAGATGATGAAAAGATCCGCCTGTTACTTAGAAAACACCGCGCAGCCTTCTCTGTGCTGAGTCTCGCATCCCACAACCTGTAA